The following are encoded in a window of Rubellicoccus peritrichatus genomic DNA:
- a CDS encoding leucine-rich repeat domain-containing protein, producing MPLFKIIACCATYALLIGVVTTAKGAEFGDFTYTDHGSYIEITGHAYKTTKHVIIPESIDGKPVTTIGERAFEGNNHLRAIDIPNSITSIGERAFAICTSLESISIPPNVQSIGSRAFHLCMDLSSIHVDSQNVDYASIAGVLFNKNLDTLITYPMDKATRSYTVPDGVTSIAADAFLACHFLKVINIPANVVSIDDNAILACIDLEAINVAPDNSTYASVEGVLFDKTLTTLIAFPEHRTGQYDIPDGVQVIGEYAFDNCIWLTNISMPLSLLTIEDFAFLACKELTQTNIPHQVTSIGDSPFSFCDNLSQIDVSPANGSLASNDGILFNTSMTTMLAYPSGKTKSTYIVPDSVTTIAYHAFSTKRYLNSIYFHSDAPLADLAFYSGFSSATASKVYHFSNKTGFTSPTWNGLTTVSMGPSSPGKIWLIENELPHDSDLCITTNASGKPLLLPYALKLDPDIHDAPQPVVNGNLIEYTFYSGRNDVTYAVETSKDLLNWTSTGIILSDPDAEGYQTATANLDDSQCFVRVTVSAAE from the coding sequence ATGCCTCTATTCAAAATCATCGCTTGTTGTGCAACATATGCACTCTTAATTGGGGTGGTAACGACCGCAAAAGGCGCCGAGTTCGGTGATTTCACCTATACTGACCACGGGAGTTATATCGAGATTACGGGCCATGCTTACAAGACAACCAAGCATGTCATCATCCCTGAAAGTATTGATGGGAAACCAGTAACGACAATTGGAGAGAGAGCCTTTGAAGGCAATAATCACTTACGGGCTATAGATATCCCCAACAGCATCACTTCGATAGGTGAGCGAGCCTTTGCAATTTGTACCAGCCTGGAAAGCATCAGCATACCGCCAAACGTCCAGTCGATTGGCAGCCGGGCCTTTCACCTTTGCATGGACTTAAGCAGCATCCACGTCGATTCCCAGAATGTTGATTACGCAAGCATCGCCGGCGTATTATTTAACAAAAATCTGGATACACTGATTACTTACCCAATGGATAAGGCGACGAGATCCTACACGGTCCCGGATGGTGTCACGTCAATCGCAGCAGATGCCTTCCTTGCCTGCCATTTTCTCAAGGTAATTAATATACCAGCAAATGTCGTCTCAATTGATGATAATGCAATCCTGGCATGCATTGATCTTGAAGCCATTAATGTCGCCCCGGATAACAGCACTTATGCAAGTGTAGAGGGAGTGCTCTTCGACAAAACACTGACTACCCTGATTGCTTTTCCCGAGCACCGAACTGGACAATATGACATTCCGGATGGCGTTCAAGTTATCGGGGAATATGCGTTCGATAATTGCATTTGGCTGACAAACATTTCAATGCCATTGAGTCTGTTGACCATTGAGGATTTCGCTTTTCTTGCATGCAAAGAGCTGACCCAAACAAACATCCCCCATCAGGTCACATCCATAGGCGATAGTCCTTTCAGCTTCTGCGATAATTTAAGCCAAATTGACGTTTCACCTGCGAACGGTTCTTTAGCAAGCAATGATGGTATTCTGTTCAACACGAGCATGACTACAATGCTTGCCTACCCTTCGGGGAAAACAAAAAGCACTTACATTGTCCCCGACAGCGTAACCACCATCGCCTATCATGCGTTCTCAACCAAGAGATATTTGAACAGTATTTATTTTCACAGCGATGCGCCACTTGCCGATCTGGCTTTTTATTCAGGCTTTTCCTCAGCCACCGCTTCGAAAGTGTATCATTTCAGCAATAAAACAGGCTTCACCTCACCAACCTGGAACGGACTCACCACTGTCAGCATGGGGCCAAGCTCCCCCGGAAAAATCTGGCTGATCGAGAATGAACTGCCCCACGACTCAGACTTGTGCATAACAACGAACGCTAGCGGCAAGCCACTACTCCTTCCCTATGCTCTTAAGCTCGATCCCGATATCCACGATGCACCGCAACCAGTGGTCAATGGAAACCTGATTGAGTATACCTTTTACAGTGGACGCAACGATGTGACTTATGCTGTCGAAACCAGTAAAGACCTGCTCAACTGGACCTCAACCGGGATCATTCTTTCCGATCCTGATGCCGAAGGCTACCAGACTGCGACGGCGAATCTGGATGATTCGCAGTGTTTTGTCCGGGTGACAGTATCTGCCGCAGAATAA
- the cysS gene encoding cysteine--tRNA ligase, with protein sequence MPVRLHDTLSRSEKLLAPASEGPLGFYCCGPTVYGPAHIGNFRTFILQDVLRRTLEADGMAVRHVRNITDVDDKTIRTSQAEGVSLKDFTQKWTEKFHADCARLNLLTPDEEPRATDHIAEQISMIEKLVEGGHAYAAEDGSVYFKVNSCEHYGELAQLDRDSLRTQSTNSAGESNDADEYDRESVSDFALWKAHKPDDGENFWPSPWGNGRPGWHIECSAMSVRYLGESFDLHGGGVDLCFPHHENEIAQSECATGARPFVRHWFHSTHLMVDGAKMSKSLGNLYTLDELEAKGYSPNVVRWALIAGHYRQQLNFTDNGLQAAKSAISKIEKHVSALLDRLEISKEDFAECYGPNPLLTTGIFAPAWEALCDDLNTPGAIGELFTALRNLDNPDFSKVAVGGQLRALAALLFALGIELFQDEKNSAEAPENVRMLAQQRWEAKQAKDWTSADALRAEIQAAGWNILDKKDGFDLEPA encoded by the coding sequence ATGCCAGTCCGTTTACATGACACCCTCAGCAGATCCGAAAAGCTGCTCGCCCCCGCGAGCGAAGGCCCACTTGGATTCTACTGTTGCGGACCTACGGTTTATGGACCGGCTCACATCGGCAACTTCCGTACATTTATCCTGCAGGACGTGCTCCGGCGCACCCTTGAAGCCGATGGCATGGCGGTCCGTCATGTCCGCAACATCACCGATGTGGATGATAAAACCATCCGCACGAGCCAGGCCGAAGGTGTCTCCCTGAAAGACTTCACGCAGAAATGGACAGAGAAGTTCCATGCTGACTGCGCCAGGCTCAATCTCCTCACACCAGACGAAGAACCGCGTGCGACAGATCACATCGCAGAACAAATCTCCATGATTGAAAAGCTGGTGGAAGGTGGCCATGCCTATGCCGCTGAAGACGGCTCAGTCTATTTCAAAGTCAACAGTTGCGAGCATTACGGAGAACTCGCCCAACTCGATCGCGACTCGCTCAGAACACAATCCACAAACAGCGCTGGTGAATCCAACGACGCCGACGAGTATGACCGTGAATCCGTTTCGGATTTTGCCCTCTGGAAAGCACACAAGCCCGATGATGGTGAGAACTTCTGGCCCAGCCCTTGGGGCAACGGCCGCCCCGGCTGGCACATCGAGTGCTCAGCCATGAGCGTTCGCTACCTTGGTGAGAGCTTTGATCTCCACGGAGGTGGTGTTGATCTTTGCTTCCCGCACCACGAGAATGAAATCGCGCAAAGCGAGTGCGCCACTGGCGCAAGGCCGTTTGTTCGTCATTGGTTTCACAGCACTCACCTGATGGTCGACGGCGCGAAAATGTCCAAAAGTCTGGGCAATCTTTACACACTCGACGAATTGGAAGCCAAGGGCTATTCACCCAATGTCGTTCGCTGGGCCTTGATTGCCGGACATTACCGCCAGCAGCTCAACTTTACCGACAACGGCCTCCAGGCCGCCAAAAGCGCGATTTCCAAGATCGAAAAACATGTCAGTGCACTACTGGATCGACTGGAAATCTCAAAAGAAGACTTTGCCGAATGCTATGGGCCTAACCCATTGCTGACGACGGGGATTTTCGCACCTGCCTGGGAGGCACTCTGCGACGACCTCAACACCCCCGGAGCCATCGGTGAACTTTTCACTGCCCTGCGCAACCTCGACAATCCCGACTTCTCCAAGGTCGCCGTTGGCGGCCAATTGAGGGCTTTGGCAGCATTGCTCTTCGCACTCGGAATTGAACTATTTCAGGATGAGAAAAACTCGGCAGAGGCACCGGAAAATGTCCGCATGCTGGCCCAGCAACGTTGGGAAGCCAAGCAAGCGAAAGACTGGACATCTGCAGACGCACTTCGCGCCGAAATTCAGGCAGCCGGCTGGAACATCCTTGATAAAAAAGACGGTTTTGATCTCGAACCAGCATAA
- the purU gene encoding formyltetrahydrofolate deformylase has protein sequence MQKQDSKPRIIALLSGPDRPGLVAKVAGWIYERGGNVFHADQHQDGQAGIFFQRVEWDSANDPKTEAAEFAAFANNELGMTTEVALSSDRPRVAIFVSKIEHCFHDTILRFKANELPGEIATVVSNHETLGNVTKQYGLPFHHVPVSAATKAEAEKRQIEIVKEAKADLVVMARYMQVLSDDFLKDVGCPVINIHHSFLPAFAGGKPYHQAYNRGVKIIGATAHYATADLDEGPIIAQDVSRVTHRHGPQDLVRRGKDLEKNVFAQAIRWHLEHRILVYNNKTVVFD, from the coding sequence ATGCAAAAGCAAGACAGCAAACCCCGCATCATAGCCCTTCTTTCCGGACCAGACAGACCTGGCCTCGTAGCCAAAGTGGCTGGATGGATCTATGAACGTGGCGGCAACGTCTTTCACGCCGACCAGCATCAGGACGGCCAGGCTGGCATTTTCTTCCAACGCGTGGAATGGGATTCAGCCAATGACCCGAAGACGGAAGCCGCTGAATTCGCTGCTTTCGCCAACAACGAGCTTGGGATGACGACTGAAGTCGCACTTTCATCCGACCGTCCGCGAGTCGCGATCTTCGTTTCAAAGATCGAACATTGCTTTCACGACACCATTCTGCGCTTCAAAGCCAACGAGCTGCCGGGCGAAATCGCCACCGTCGTCTCGAACCATGAAACATTGGGGAATGTAACAAAACAATACGGACTCCCCTTCCATCACGTGCCGGTATCAGCGGCAACCAAGGCTGAAGCCGAAAAGCGCCAGATCGAAATCGTCAAGGAAGCCAAAGCCGATCTCGTCGTCATGGCCCGCTACATGCAAGTGCTCTCAGATGATTTCCTGAAAGATGTTGGCTGCCCGGTGATCAATATTCACCACAGCTTCCTGCCCGCTTTTGCCGGTGGAAAGCCTTACCACCAGGCCTACAACCGTGGGGTAAAAATCATCGGAGCAACCGCGCATTATGCCACAGCAGATCTCGATGAAGGCCCGATCATTGCCCAGGACGTTTCTCGGGTCACTCACCGTCATGGGCCGCAGGATCTCGTCCGCCGGGGCAAAGATCTTGAGAAGAATGTCTTCGCCCAGGCCATCCGCTGGCACCTTGAGCACCGAATCCTCGTCTACAACAACAAAACGGTTGTCTTCGATTAG
- the aspS gene encoding aspartate--tRNA ligase produces MKRTHTCNQLTKSDAEATVTLVGWVKSVRDHGGVLFVDLRDRDGLTQVVFHPDYPEIHTAAGRLKDESVIQISGVVKPREEGTINPNMTTGEIEVSARELIIENLCDTLPFPLEDAKAEKVNEDLRLQYRYLDLRRDRMSGLLALRSKASKSIRDYLADEEFLEVETPTLFKSTPEGAREFLVPSRLNPGEFYALSQSPQQYKQMLMVAGVERYYSMARCYRDEDLRADRQPEFTQVDMEMSFIEREDMYKTIEGLLVKLWKDTLNVDVPTPFPRLTYVEAMNRFGSDKPDTRFGMELLDFSEDFAESKFKVFKSVLDKGGVVKAINAKGLGDISQGEVKTMEDAAKAMGAKGLAYIVVRGDDPKEWRSPILKFLSDAELEALKTRLEIADGDLILFAASEWEQACNILGRIRLESAQLLVKREKMSISEDQYNFLWVVDFPLMLFDAEAGRHVAAHHPFTAPVPEDIEMMMEDPTKARSQAYDIVLNGSEIGGGSIRIHQPELQDKVFKEVLKIPEDVVQSRFGYMLKAFNFGAPPHGGIALGFDRICAILGKTKSIREVIAFPKTQKGQDLMASAPGPATTRQLSDLHIGVIAEKTE; encoded by the coding sequence ATGAAACGCACCCATACTTGTAACCAACTGACCAAATCCGACGCTGAAGCGACCGTAACGCTCGTCGGCTGGGTCAAAAGTGTCCGCGACCACGGCGGCGTGCTCTTTGTCGACTTGCGCGACCGTGACGGCCTGACCCAGGTGGTCTTCCATCCGGATTATCCGGAAATCCACACCGCAGCAGGACGTTTGAAGGACGAATCCGTCATCCAGATCTCTGGTGTCGTCAAACCCCGCGAGGAAGGCACCATCAATCCAAACATGACTACGGGCGAAATCGAAGTGTCCGCCCGCGAACTCATCATCGAGAACCTTTGTGACACCCTGCCCTTTCCCCTGGAAGATGCCAAAGCGGAAAAGGTCAACGAAGACCTGCGCCTGCAGTACCGTTACCTGGACCTCCGCCGTGATCGCATGAGTGGCCTGCTTGCCCTCCGCAGCAAGGCTTCCAAAAGCATTCGTGATTACCTGGCAGACGAGGAATTCCTCGAAGTCGAGACGCCCACGCTTTTCAAGAGCACACCGGAAGGCGCGCGCGAGTTTCTCGTGCCCAGCCGCTTGAACCCCGGTGAATTCTACGCGCTTTCCCAAAGCCCGCAGCAGTACAAACAAATGCTGATGGTCGCCGGTGTGGAACGCTATTACTCAATGGCACGTTGCTACCGTGACGAAGACCTCCGCGCCGACCGCCAGCCGGAATTCACCCAGGTGGATATGGAAATGTCGTTCATCGAGCGCGAAGACATGTATAAGACCATTGAAGGTCTGCTGGTGAAGCTTTGGAAAGACACGCTCAACGTCGATGTCCCAACCCCATTCCCAAGGCTGACTTATGTGGAAGCCATGAACCGTTTCGGTTCGGACAAACCGGACACACGCTTCGGCATGGAACTGCTGGATTTCTCGGAAGACTTTGCCGAATCCAAATTCAAGGTCTTCAAAAGCGTCCTCGACAAAGGCGGCGTTGTTAAGGCAATCAACGCCAAAGGCCTCGGAGACATCTCCCAGGGCGAAGTCAAGACGATGGAAGACGCGGCCAAGGCGATGGGCGCCAAGGGCCTGGCTTATATCGTGGTTCGGGGTGACGATCCCAAGGAGTGGCGTTCGCCCATCCTCAAGTTCCTCTCCGATGCAGAGCTTGAAGCGCTCAAGACCCGTCTCGAGATCGCGGACGGCGACCTTATCCTTTTTGCCGCTTCCGAGTGGGAGCAGGCTTGCAACATCCTGGGGCGTATCCGTTTGGAATCAGCCCAGCTCCTCGTCAAGCGCGAGAAGATGAGTATCTCGGAAGACCAATACAACTTCCTCTGGGTTGTGGACTTCCCACTGATGCTTTTTGATGCTGAAGCAGGCCGCCACGTCGCGGCTCACCATCCATTTACGGCACCGGTTCCTGAAGACATCGAAATGATGATGGAAGACCCGACCAAGGCCCGCTCGCAGGCTTACGATATTGTGCTCAACGGCTCCGAGATCGGCGGCGGTTCGATTCGTATCCACCAGCCGGAATTGCAGGACAAGGTCTTTAAGGAAGTTCTCAAAATACCGGAGGATGTCGTTCAGTCACGCTTTGGTTATATGCTCAAAGCCTTCAACTTCGGTGCCCCGCCACACGGTGGCATCGCACTCGGGTTTGACCGCATTTGCGCAATTCTTGGAAAAACCAAAAGCATCCGTGAAGTCATCGCCTTCCCCAAGACTCAAAAGGGTCAGGACCTGATGGCTTCCGCGCCGGGACCAGCCACCACCCGTCAGCTCAGCGACCTCCACATCGGAGTCATCGCCGAAAAGACGGAGTAG
- the ribD gene encoding bifunctional diaminohydroxyphosphoribosylaminopyrimidine deaminase/5-amino-6-(5-phosphoribosylamino)uracil reductase RibD produces the protein MADSKHIGPMTRALELARRGWGDTHPNPMVGAVVVEHGEIVAEGWHQTAGQDHAEIAAIKALGREPGEDATLYVTLEPCSTSGRTGACTDAIIKHGFKHVVIGAIDPNPNHAGHGIKVLEAAGIEVTTGVLEEACSDLNLIFNHWIVKRTPFIAGKIATTIDGKVATRTGHSKWITGETARADVHRWRRLFPAIACGNATALADDPAMTARIKGEDIWCPRRFIFDRGLDTLRNPKLQVFTDAFREKTTLVTSIEQSNAALERAESLGIEIWALPTDTRAWFFDAFLKRCASIGITGVYVEGGANILSSMLDNQILDYLFAYRAPKLLADIKAPPCFIGQNIETMNSAFSLKNVKHATLEDDQLMRGFISK, from the coding sequence ATGGCTGATTCTAAACACATCGGGCCGATGACGCGTGCGCTGGAGTTGGCGCGGCGCGGCTGGGGGGATACGCATCCCAATCCAATGGTTGGGGCTGTTGTGGTTGAGCATGGTGAAATCGTTGCTGAGGGCTGGCATCAAACTGCAGGGCAGGACCATGCGGAAATCGCTGCCATTAAAGCACTGGGTAGAGAGCCAGGTGAGGACGCAACACTCTATGTCACTCTGGAGCCTTGCTCTACTTCAGGACGAACCGGAGCCTGTACCGATGCGATTATCAAACATGGTTTCAAGCATGTAGTGATTGGCGCCATTGACCCCAATCCCAATCATGCAGGTCACGGAATCAAAGTGCTGGAGGCAGCCGGCATTGAAGTCACTACCGGTGTGCTTGAAGAAGCATGCAGTGACCTCAATCTTATTTTCAATCACTGGATCGTAAAACGCACTCCATTCATTGCAGGCAAAATCGCCACAACGATCGACGGCAAAGTTGCCACACGCACCGGCCATTCCAAGTGGATCACTGGAGAAACCGCCCGGGCTGATGTCCATCGATGGCGCCGCCTCTTCCCTGCCATCGCCTGCGGCAATGCAACTGCTCTGGCAGATGATCCAGCCATGACAGCTCGTATCAAAGGTGAAGACATCTGGTGCCCGCGCCGTTTTATCTTCGACCGTGGCCTCGACACCTTGCGTAATCCCAAGCTGCAGGTCTTCACCGATGCATTTCGGGAGAAAACGACACTCGTGACTTCAATCGAACAATCCAATGCCGCACTGGAACGCGCTGAATCATTGGGCATCGAAATATGGGCGCTGCCCACGGACACACGTGCCTGGTTTTTTGATGCATTCCTCAAACGATGCGCTTCAATCGGCATTACCGGAGTCTACGTCGAGGGCGGTGCCAACATCTTAAGCTCCATGCTGGACAATCAGATACTTGACTATCTCTTTGCCTACCGTGCCCCCAAACTGCTGGCTGATATTAAAGCACCTCCATGCTTTATCGGACAAAACATTGAGACGATGAATTCGGCGTTCAGCCTGAAAAACGTTAAGCACGCAACTCTTGAAGATGATCAACTGATGCGAGGGTTTATTAGTAAATAA
- the rdgB gene encoding RdgB/HAM1 family non-canonical purine NTP pyrophosphatase, which yields MNIYLASGNLHKLEEISAMLAEVKSLTLRSVSELGGMPDVDENAPDFEGNARLKAQALQELVPDGSYVLADDSGLVVDALNGAPGVRSARYAGEHCSDADNNTKLLKALETLPASQRTAHFVCVFQLLGPEIDKTFRGECHGAIDHQESGDAGFGYDPLFTPDGYKASFASLGQKVKSQISHRARAVEQLLQFLKQIEKSNAPVT from the coding sequence ATGAACATCTATCTCGCATCGGGAAACCTTCATAAACTGGAAGAGATCAGCGCAATGCTGGCGGAGGTAAAGAGCCTGACATTACGTTCCGTCAGCGAACTCGGTGGCATGCCCGATGTCGATGAAAACGCTCCCGACTTTGAAGGAAACGCCAGATTGAAAGCGCAAGCTTTACAGGAATTGGTTCCCGATGGCTCTTATGTGCTGGCCGACGACAGCGGGCTCGTCGTCGATGCATTGAACGGTGCCCCTGGTGTGCGGTCGGCACGTTATGCCGGTGAGCATTGCAGCGACGCCGACAACAACACCAAGCTGCTAAAAGCATTGGAAACACTGCCTGCCTCCCAAAGGACCGCGCACTTCGTTTGCGTTTTCCAGTTACTTGGCCCCGAGATAGACAAAACATTCCGTGGTGAATGCCATGGCGCTATTGATCATCAGGAAAGCGGCGACGCCGGCTTTGGCTATGATCCACTTTTCACACCCGATGGCTACAAAGCATCCTTTGCATCGCTGGGGCAAAAGGTTAAGAGCCAAATCAGCCATCGTGCCCGGGCAGTGGAACAATTGCTCCAATTCCTCAAACAAATTGAAAAAAGTAACGCCCCTGTCACATAA
- a CDS encoding endonuclease/exonuclease/phosphatase family protein: protein MRIAPLIAFLVLVTAATIQAQDRFTVMVYNVENLFDADGVAQYSDYQTDSIENPNRYTPRKLLTKIQNIATTLKAVNNGRGPDIVLFQEFERDFTPGEQPVDYKALLKPFENTTVDAMLTGNVNPTVADLPVEALVLKYFEDNGLDGYHVAVSAPVDDIENAKAHTNATFTRFPILSSNSYPTPNAREILVTTVDVEGAELVLINNHWKSGASRSSTEGSRVANAKDTRKVLEAILKENPTADIIIGGDLNTYYNSAEYFPVKKDWQRKDYAMKALGSQGDELAIRKEDGPDLYNLWFELPPKDRKSEFYQGSWGTLMQMLITRGLYDGAGVRYVDGSFHALIIPGVNVGGEWEAPREWYFLGEAGGGFSDHLPLVAEFEIVHESMPGTYSDLNEPSLAELGPAWIPSVDLVKTSQKIYPDSSTLEDTSDKDIAENYGELFEVKAEVVHFNPILVRIGKRNYEVYAYQPEVRQKLGQFLPGDKATFLGELSEHSGKPQFLVHDESWVR from the coding sequence ATGCGCATTGCACCACTGATTGCATTTCTTGTTCTAGTAACCGCAGCAACAATACAGGCACAGGACCGCTTTACGGTCATGGTCTACAATGTTGAGAACCTGTTCGATGCAGATGGTGTCGCCCAGTATTCCGACTATCAAACAGACAGCATCGAGAATCCAAACCGCTACACCCCGCGGAAGCTGCTGACAAAAATTCAGAACATCGCAACCACTTTAAAAGCGGTCAATAACGGTCGTGGGCCGGACATTGTTCTCTTTCAGGAGTTCGAGCGTGACTTCACTCCCGGAGAGCAACCAGTGGATTACAAAGCCCTGTTAAAACCCTTTGAGAATACCACGGTAGACGCAATGTTGACCGGCAACGTAAACCCGACTGTCGCCGATTTACCCGTAGAAGCTCTCGTCCTGAAGTACTTCGAAGACAATGGACTGGATGGATATCACGTTGCCGTATCCGCCCCGGTAGATGATATCGAGAACGCGAAGGCGCACACCAACGCCACCTTCACACGTTTCCCAATCCTGTCTTCAAATTCTTACCCGACACCAAACGCCCGTGAAATTCTTGTAACCACGGTTGATGTTGAGGGAGCGGAATTGGTCCTGATCAATAATCACTGGAAGTCCGGTGCCTCGCGGAGCAGCACTGAAGGGTCCCGTGTGGCCAATGCAAAAGACACACGCAAAGTTCTTGAAGCAATCCTCAAAGAAAATCCCACAGCCGACATTATCATCGGTGGTGACTTGAATACCTATTACAATTCAGCCGAATACTTTCCGGTTAAAAAAGACTGGCAGCGCAAAGATTATGCGATGAAAGCCCTTGGCTCCCAAGGTGACGAGCTGGCAATCCGCAAAGAGGATGGCCCGGACCTTTACAACCTCTGGTTTGAACTCCCGCCCAAAGATCGCAAAAGCGAATTCTACCAAGGCTCCTGGGGCACACTCATGCAAATGCTAATCACTCGCGGTTTGTATGACGGCGCGGGGGTGCGTTATGTCGATGGATCATTCCATGCGTTGATCATCCCTGGTGTGAATGTCGGCGGCGAATGGGAAGCACCGAGGGAGTGGTACTTTCTCGGTGAAGCAGGCGGTGGATTTTCCGATCATCTACCCCTGGTCGCAGAGTTTGAGATCGTTCATGAATCGATGCCAGGAACATACTCTGATTTAAACGAACCTAGCCTGGCAGAATTGGGGCCAGCCTGGATTCCAAGCGTGGACCTCGTCAAAACCAGCCAAAAGATATATCCTGACAGCAGCACACTTGAAGATACTTCTGACAAAGATATTGCAGAGAACTATGGTGAACTCTTCGAAGTCAAGGCCGAGGTCGTTCACTTCAACCCCATCCTTGTCAGAATCGGCAAACGTAATTACGAAGTCTACGCCTACCAACCAGAAGTCAGACAAAAACTGGGACAATTTCTCCCGGGGGACAAAGCAACTTTTCTCGGAGAATTATCTGAGCACAGCGGCAAGCCACAATTCCTTGTTCATGACGAATCCTGGGTGCGGTGA